Genomic DNA from Pseudomonas helmanticensis:
CAGCCAAGTGCGCTCTTCTTCAACCGAAGCCGCGTCTGCCGGGTCGGCCGGAGTGTCCAGGCTTTCGATGGCGATACGGTTTTGCTCAATGCGCTCGTGGGTTTCGACTTTCATGTTCTGCAACAGCTCAGTGAAGAAAGCGTGTTGCTCGGAATTCATGTAGTCATCTGCCGGCATGGCCAGCAACTTGTCCTTTGTCATTGATATCTCTATAAAAAAACGTGCATTAAGGCGAATTAGGGAGCGTTTCGGCGATCCGCGTGCGGTCATCGAAAAGGCATCGTTTATTGCAAATGCCACCCGGCACTCAATTTACGAGGGGCGGCAGTCTAAGGCCGACTTGAGGCCTCAGCAACTGTAAATACCGGGAATTTGTCCGACAACGCCCGGAAACTGCTCTGACACAGGCTTCACAGCGGTCATCGGAGTGCGTTTATAGCAAGAAATTCAGTCAAGCGGCTTTATATAGAAGACAAACGGCTGCGCCACGCGGGCAGGCGTGGCGCATTTTGCAGTGTGCTTCGGAATCAGCGCTTGAGTTTGCGCTTGTTGCGGTACTGGTCGATGACCACCGCCACAACAATAATCAATCCCTTGATAATGTCCTGAATATACGCATCCACACCGACAAAGGTAAAGCCGCTGGCCATGACCCCGAGGATCAACGCCCCGATCACCGTACCGGTAATGCGCCCTACACCCCCCGCCAGACTGGTGCCGCCGATGACCGCTGCGGCAATCGCATCCAGTTCATACGACATGCCCATCCCCGCCTGCCCGGTGGCGGCACGCGCCGAGGCAACCACACCGGCCAGGCCTGCGAGCAACCCGGCAATGCTGTAGACGATCACCAGATGACGCTTGACGTTGATGCCGGACGTCCGCGCCGCCTGCATGTTGCCGCCGATCGCGTAGGTGTATTTACCGTATTTGGTGTAGCGCAGGGCGATGTGGAAGATCACCGCCACCACCAGAAAGATGATCACCGGCATCGCGCCATGGCCAATCGCGGTGTAGGAGTCGGAGAGCATGCTCACCGGCTGACCTTCGGTGTAATAGCGCGCCAGACCACGCGCCGAGACCATCATGCCAAGGGTCGCAATGAACGGCGGGATCCCGGTGATTGCAATGATGCTGCCGTTGATCGCACCCGCCAGCAAGCCGACGCCGAGCCCGGCGATCACTGGAATCCACACTGGCAAGTCGGTCAGCGACGGAAACACCGCCCGGGCAAAGTCCGAGGTCTGCGCCAGGCTGGCGGCGATCATCGCCGACAGGGCCAATACGGAACCCGAGGACAAGTCGATACCCGTGGTGATGATCACCTGGGTCACACCAATGGCCAGCAAGCCAATGATCGACACCTGCAGGATCATCAGCACCAGGCGCTGCGAGTTCATCAGGAAGCTCTGGTCGCGGACGATCCAGCCGAACACTTCAAAAACCAGACCGATGCCGATCAGCACGAGGAAAATGCTCAGTTCAGTCGGAAAGCGCCGACGACTCTTGGTCGGCACCGTTGCTGGCTTGTTTTCCAGTATCGCGTTCATAGCCACTTACCCTTCAAAAATGAAATCTGCGGACAGCCTTTTGTGGCGAGGGAGCTTGCTCGCGCTGGACTACGCGGCAGGCCCAGGCTTTTTTGGGGTCGCTTCGCAACCCGGCGCGAGCAAGCTCCCTCGCCACAGGGAATTGGATCAACTATTGAGCGTCATGCCTGATGCCAACTGCATTACCCGCTCCTGCGTCGCTTCGCTGCGGTCGAGGGTGCCCATCAGGTCGCCTTCGTGCATGACCATCACGCGGTCGCTCATGCCGAGCACTTCCGGCAGCTCCGAGGAAATCATGATCACCGCCATGCCTTCACTGGCCAGCAGCGAGATCAGCCGGTAGATCTCGGCCTTGGCACCGACATCGATGCCACGGGTCGGCTCATCGAGAATCAGGATGCGCGGATTGGTCATCAGCCAGCGCGCCAGCAAGGCTTTCTGCTGATTGCCGCCAGACAAGGTATCGATGCATTGCTCCAGCGACGGGGTCTTCACCCGCAACTTCTTGCACATGTCTTCGCACAGCGCGCGCAAGGCTTTCTGCTGGATAAAACCGTGGCCGGCGTAATGCGGCAGCACCGCCATTTCCATGTTTTCCAAGACCGACAGGCACGGGAACAACCCGCTGAGCTTGCGATCCTCGGTCAACAGCGCGAAGCCCTTCTCGATCGCCATGTGCGGATCGGTGATGCGCACCACTTCGCCATCGAGGCGAATCTCGCCGCCGTCACTTGGGGTAATGCCGAACACCGCTTCGGCGACGTTGGTGCGCCCGGAGCCCATCAACCCGGCGATGCCAAGGATCTCGCCGGCATGCAGATCAAACGAGACACCTTTGAAAATCCCGTCGAGCTTGAGGTCGCGTACCGACAGCAGCAGGTCGCCGATCGGCTTCTCGCGTACCGGGAACAACTGGCTCAGTTCGCGGCCGACCATCATTGAAATCAGGCTGTCGCCGTCCATGCTGTCGGCGCGTTGCAGGCCGATGTATTCGCCATCGCGAAACACCGCCACTTCATCGGCGATGGCGAACACTTCGTTCATTTTGTGGGTGATATAGATGATGCCTTTGCCCTGTGCCTTGAGGTCGGCAATGATCGAGAACAGGTGCGCCACTTCCTTGTCGGTGATGGCCGAGGTCGGCTCATCCATGATCAGGATGTCGGAGTCGTAGGACACCGCTTTGGCGATCTCGACCATCTGCCGTTCGGCGATGCTCAGGTTGCCGACCTGCTCCTCGGGATCGAGGTTGATGCGCAGGCGCTCGAGCAATTGCGCGGTGCAGCGATGCATCTCGCGGTGATCGATCATGTGCAGGCCATTGAGCTGTTCGCGACCGATCCAGATGTTTTCGGCGATGCTCATGTGCGGCATCAGGTTGAGCTCCTGGTGGATCATCGCGATCCCCGCCTGCAACGCCGCCAACGGTGTTTCAAATACCACCGGTTTGCCGCGCAGACGCAGTTCGCCGGCGTCGGGCTGGTAGATACCGGCGATGATTTTCATCAGCGTCGATTTACCCGCGCCGTTCTCGCCCATCAGCGCCAGCACCGAGCCCGGGCGCACACGCAATTGCACATTGGACAAGGCCACCACACCCGGAAAACCCTTGCTGATGTTGGTGATTTCCAGCAGGTACGGTTCATCGACAAAGGTCGTTGCTGGCTGGATGCCCGCCAACGGGAGGGTGCTCGAAGCAGTCGCTGAAGCGAACATGATCAGGTACTCCATCAGCAAGGTCGCCGCAGCCACCTTGCGTGTTTATTGTTGTTATTGAACCGACGGACTATTTGAAGGTGTCGACGTTTTCCGGAGTGATCAGGCGATACGGTACCCAGACGTTCTGCTCGACCGCCTCGTTTTTCGCCATCTTCACGGCGGTGTCGATGGAACCGTCAGCCTGGCCTTTGGCGTCCTGGAACACCGAGACGGCCATGCTGCCTTTCTTGATCGCGTTCAACCCGTCGGGCGTACCGTCGACACCGGCGATCAGCACGCTGCCTTTGTCTACACCGGCCTGCTGCAGGGCCATGGCGGCGCCAATGGCCATTTCATCGTTGTTGGAGACCACCGCATCGAACTTGCGGCCCTGGGTCAGCCAGTCATTGACCAGCGTCATGCCTTTATCGCGCAGCCAGATACCGGTCTGTTCCTGCTCGACCTTGATGTTCGGGTATTTCGCCAGCACCTCTTTCACGCCCTTGGTGCGGTTGGTCGTGGAGTTGTTGGCGAGGTCGCCGAGCAGGATGACGATTTCGCCCTTGCCACCCATTTTGTCGGCGAGGTACTGCATCTGCATTTCGCCAGCTTCAAGGTCGTTGGAAGCGACCGTGACCACGCCTTTGGGCAGCTTCAGATCATCGGGACGGCGGTTGACGTAAACCAGCGGGATGCCCGCCTTCACTGCGGCTTCGGTGATTTTGCGGGTCGCGGCGGTATCCACCGGGTTGACGACAATCGCATCGACTTTCTGACTGATGAAACTTTCGACCTGGCTCAACTGCTTGACCACATCGCTGCGCGCGTCTTCGAATTGCAACTTGACGCCATCGGGATAGGACTTGGCCTTGCTGTCCATGGATTCGCGCAGGTACGTCAGCCAGGTGTCATCGAACTGCGACATGCTCACGCCGATGCGCATGTCGGCCAATGCTGCGCCGCTGGCGAACAGCAGGGACAGGGCAAGTGCGGTGAAACGGATCGGGGTCTTCATGAAAGGTCTTTCTCCACATTCTTGTTGGTTTTATGGATGAGGCGTGACGATTTCAGTGAACGGGCAAACGGACGATCGGGGCGCCGGGGATGCAGCAGACCAGGGCACCGTTGCGCTCGACGCAGAGCAGGCGAACGAAGAAATGTAACGAGGCGCGAGGCAGGTCGCGAAAGAAGCGTTGCGCGAGGCGTAAAACAGACAGTGCAGCGTTGAAGGTTTTCATCGACGGTACCTGGTTTCTGTTTCTTGTTTTTGGTTCGCCCTGCTCTCATTCAAAACTGAGATCGGACGTGGATGTCGGTAACCTGCAAACGACATTATTGGAAATTTAATTCTAATTCAACTCATTTTAGAATTTTATTCTAAATTTGTTCCAACCGCTTCGAACGCCGGCAAATCGATCACTTGGCCACGCTCGGCACTCAGCCGTGCGGCGTCCAGAACGCGGGTGGCAGCCAGTGCATCACGGGCCTCCACGGGCAATGGGCCGCCGTTGTGTAACGCGGTTTGTAGCTGCAGATAGAACTGATTCCAGCAGCCCCGTTCCGACGGCACCCGCTCTCGAATCTCGCCCTGTTCGAACCAGCCCCAACGGCGATGCTCTTCGACGCCCCAGCGCTCGCCCGCCGATTTCGGCGAAAGCCCGGCCAACGCCTGAGCTTCCTGACCGTCGAGGCCATCGACGCTGTAGCAACCCTGTGTGCCGGTGACGCGAAAGCGCGGGCCAGGGGTGTTTTGCAGGCAACTGCCGCCCAGGTGCGAGATCACTCCGCTGGCATGGGTCAGCGAGACGAAAAAACCGTTGTCGTAGGTCTGCCCTTTTTCCAGGTAATCCAGTTCGCCGTACACGCGGCTGACCGGGCCGAACAGCAGCAGCGCCTGATCGACCAGATGGCTGCCGAGATCGCGCAGGAACCCGCCGCCACTGCCGTTGTTCACCGATTGCGGCGAGTAGCGTTCGACCCGCGATTCGAAGCGGGTGACCTGCCCCAACGCACCGGATTCGATGAGTTTGCGCACCGTGAGGAAATCGGAATCCCAGCGGCGGTTCTGATAAACGCTGAGCCGCACGCCCTGGCGCTCGGCCATGGTGATCAAGGTCTGCGCCTGTTGCGCATCGGCGGCGAAGGGTTTGTCACTGACCACCATCACCCCGTGCTCGAGGCCATCGAGCACCAGCGCCGGCCGCCCCTTCAGCGGCGTGGAAATAACCAATACATCGACACCCGCCTCGACCAGTTGGCCAATGCTGTCGAAGGCCGGCACGCCGGGGTACTCGGCAGCGAGCAACTGTCGGCGCTCGGCGGAACGCGTGACCACACCGGCGAAGGTCGCCCCGGGCAAACTGCTAATCAGCGGGGCATGAAAAAACCGGCCGCCATGGCCGTAACCGACAAGTCCGATACGCATGATTCGACTCCTTCTTGATCGTTCCCACGCTCTGCGTGGGAACGCATCAATGGACGCTCTGCGTCCGCTGGTGGGACGCGGAGCGTCCCGGGCTGCATTCCCACGCGGAGCGTAGGGACGATCAGTCAAGGGATAGGTGCGGCCTCAGCGGCAAAGTTCGCTTTTGACCCGCTCCAGCATCATCCGGTTGGACTCGTCCGGCCGGTCTTCCCAGGCGAACACCGAGACCGTGGCGATGCCGTCGAACTTGATCTCGCGCAACGTGCCGAAAAACGCTGCCCAGTCGACTTCGCCCTGACCGATGTCCAGATGCTGATGCACGGTGGCGGTGACGCCCGGCGGATTGACGATATAGCGCAACCCGGACGAGGCCTTGTGGTTGTAGGTGTCGGCGATGATCAGGTGGCTGAGTTTCGAACCGGCGTACTTGAGCATCGAGGCAATGTCACCGACGCCGTCGTCGTAGAAAAACGTGTGTGGCGCGGCATAGAGGTAGTTGACCCAGTCGCGGTCCAGCCCGCGAATGATGTCCACCGACTCGTTGTTGCGCTCACAGAAGTCATACGGATGCGCCTGAATATCCAGTTTGATGCCTTCGCGTTCGAACTCGGGGATCAATTCATCCATGGAGCGCATGAACTGGTTTTCGCACACCAGCGGGTTATCCGATTGACCGGTGAATTCCGTGTTGACCAGCTCGCAATCCATCGCCACGGCAATCTGAATCGCGCGTTTCCAGTTACGCACGGCGGCCACGCGCAAGCCTTCGTCGGCGGCAGCCCAGTGGTACATCGGTAATAACGAAGACAGTTTGACCCCGGTGTCGCTCAGGGCTTTGCGAAACTCCTTGATGCGCGCCTTGTCGACGCGCGGCGCCTTGTAGAACGGCAGAAAATCTTCCCGGGGGGACAGCTCGATGTGTTCGTAACCGAGCTCGGCAACCTTGTCGACCATCTTGCCCAGGGACAGATTGCGGTACATGTAAGGATCCAGTGCGATGCGCATGTCTTTCTCCTGTTGATCGTTCCCACGCTCTGCGTGGGAACGCCGCCATGGACGCTCTGCGTCCGTGTTGTGACGCAGAGCATCACGGGATGCATGCCCACGCGGAGCGTGGGAACGATCAATCAGCCGTAGAAATGTGGGCGTTCTGGCAGGGTGACTTTGACGATCTGCCCGCTGTTTTGCGCTTCGATGCAGGCGTCCGCTGCGACCGCTGCGGCGAAGCCATCCCACGCCGAAGGGCCACCGACCTGGCCTGCGCGCACGCCGTCGATGAAGGCCTGCAACTCAACGTCGTAGGCGCCAATGAAGCGATCCTTCCAGTCCATCAGAATGGCGTTCGACAGCTTCGCGCCGCTGCGCATTTGCACCTGTTGCGGCTCGGGCAGTTTGGCGATCCCGGTCTCCCCCACCACTTCGCACTGAATGTCGTAGCCGTACTGGCAATTCACAAAGACCTCGACGTCGATACGCGTGCCCTTGGCGGTTTCCAGCAGGACGATTTGCGGGTCTTTCAAATGCGCCAGCGCTTTGCTCGATTTGCGCGGGAACACCACTTGCACCGACACGTAATCGTCGTCGAGCAACCAGCGCAGCACATCCAGTTCGTGGATCAGCGTGTCGGTGATCGCCATGTCGGTCTTGTAGTTTTCGCCCACGCTCGGGTTGCGGTGGGCGCAGTGCAGCATCAGCGGTTCGCCGATCTGGCCGCTGTCGATCACCGCTTTGAGCGCGCGATAACCTTCATCGTACGGCCGCATGAAACCGACCTGCACCAGACGCTTGCCGTGGGCGACTTCGGCTTCGACGATTTTGCGGCAGCCGGCAGCAGTGACCGCCAGCGGCTTCTCGCAAAATACCGGTTTGCCGGCGGCAATCGCTGCGAGCACGAACTCTTCGTGGCTCGGCCCCCAGGACGTGACAAGGATCGCCTCGACCTCTGGCGCCTTGATCAGCGCATGACCGTCAGGATAGACCTCGGCGGTCAGTTTCAGATCGGCAACGACTTTCGCTGCTTGCTGCAAATTGATGTCGGTGACCGCGACGACCTGACTGTTGAGCAAGGTCTGGCTGCAACGACGGATGTGATCCTGGCCGATGGCCCCGGTTCCGATGACGCCAATCTTCAAAGCCATGCGATTCTCTCCTGCGAGATTATTGTTCGATTCAGGGGCAATCAGTACTGACGGGCCTTGGCCAGTCGTTCATTAAGGGTCTTGGCCACCGCATCGGTGCGTGCGCTGGTCGACACCTGCGCCA
This window encodes:
- a CDS encoding TraR/DksA family transcriptional regulator, which gives rise to MTKDKLLAMPADDYMNSEQHAFFTELLQNMKVETHERIEQNRIAIESLDTPADPADAASVEEERTWLVNAIDRDQRMLPQLEQALERIKEDSFGWCDDSGEAIGLKRLLISPTTKYCIEAQERHEQIDKHQRQA
- a CDS encoding sugar phosphate isomerase/epimerase family protein, which gives rise to MRIALDPYMYRNLSLGKMVDKVAELGYEHIELSPREDFLPFYKAPRVDKARIKEFRKALSDTGVKLSSLLPMYHWAAADEGLRVAAVRNWKRAIQIAVAMDCELVNTEFTGQSDNPLVCENQFMRSMDELIPEFEREGIKLDIQAHPYDFCERNNESVDIIRGLDRDWVNYLYAAPHTFFYDDGVGDIASMLKYAGSKLSHLIIADTYNHKASSGLRYIVNPPGVTATVHQHLDIGQGEVDWAAFFGTLREIKFDGIATVSVFAWEDRPDESNRMMLERVKSELCR
- a CDS encoding Gfo/Idh/MocA family protein codes for the protein MRIGLVGYGHGGRFFHAPLISSLPGATFAGVVTRSAERRQLLAAEYPGVPAFDSIGQLVEAGVDVLVISTPLKGRPALVLDGLEHGVMVVSDKPFAADAQQAQTLITMAERQGVRLSVYQNRRWDSDFLTVRKLIESGALGQVTRFESRVERYSPQSVNNGSGGGFLRDLGSHLVDQALLLFGPVSRVYGELDYLEKGQTYDNGFFVSLTHASGVISHLGGSCLQNTPGPRFRVTGTQGCYSVDGLDGQEAQALAGLSPKSAGERWGVEEHRRWGWFEQGEIRERVPSERGCWNQFYLQLQTALHNGGPLPVEARDALAATRVLDAARLSAERGQVIDLPAFEAVGTNLE
- a CDS encoding sugar ABC transporter substrate-binding protein; the protein is MKTPIRFTALALSLLFASGAALADMRIGVSMSQFDDTWLTYLRESMDSKAKSYPDGVKLQFEDARSDVVKQLSQVESFISQKVDAIVVNPVDTAATRKITEAAVKAGIPLVYVNRRPDDLKLPKGVVTVASNDLEAGEMQMQYLADKMGGKGEIVILLGDLANNSTTNRTKGVKEVLAKYPNIKVEQEQTGIWLRDKGMTLVNDWLTQGRKFDAVVSNNDEMAIGAAMALQQAGVDKGSVLIAGVDGTPDGLNAIKKGSMAVSVFQDAKGQADGSIDTAVKMAKNEAVEQNVWVPYRLITPENVDTFK
- a CDS encoding sugar ABC transporter ATP-binding protein — its product is MFASATASSTLPLAGIQPATTFVDEPYLLEITNISKGFPGVVALSNVQLRVRPGSVLALMGENGAGKSTLMKIIAGIYQPDAGELRLRGKPVVFETPLAALQAGIAMIHQELNLMPHMSIAENIWIGREQLNGLHMIDHREMHRCTAQLLERLRINLDPEEQVGNLSIAERQMVEIAKAVSYDSDILIMDEPTSAITDKEVAHLFSIIADLKAQGKGIIYITHKMNEVFAIADEVAVFRDGEYIGLQRADSMDGDSLISMMVGRELSQLFPVREKPIGDLLLSVRDLKLDGIFKGVSFDLHAGEILGIAGLMGSGRTNVAEAVFGITPSDGGEIRLDGEVVRITDPHMAIEKGFALLTEDRKLSGLFPCLSVLENMEMAVLPHYAGHGFIQQKALRALCEDMCKKLRVKTPSLEQCIDTLSGGNQQKALLARWLMTNPRILILDEPTRGIDVGAKAEIYRLISLLASEGMAVIMISSELPEVLGMSDRVMVMHEGDLMGTLDRSEATQERVMQLASGMTLNS
- a CDS encoding ABC transporter permease, translated to MNAILENKPATVPTKSRRRFPTELSIFLVLIGIGLVFEVFGWIVRDQSFLMNSQRLVLMILQVSIIGLLAIGVTQVIITTGIDLSSGSVLALSAMIAASLAQTSDFARAVFPSLTDLPVWIPVIAGLGVGLLAGAINGSIIAITGIPPFIATLGMMVSARGLARYYTEGQPVSMLSDSYTAIGHGAMPVIIFLVVAVIFHIALRYTKYGKYTYAIGGNMQAARTSGINVKRHLVIVYSIAGLLAGLAGVVASARAATGQAGMGMSYELDAIAAAVIGGTSLAGGVGRITGTVIGALILGVMASGFTFVGVDAYIQDIIKGLIIVVAVVIDQYRNKRKLKR
- a CDS encoding Gfo/Idh/MocA family protein — its product is MALKIGVIGTGAIGQDHIRRCSQTLLNSQVVAVTDINLQQAAKVVADLKLTAEVYPDGHALIKAPEVEAILVTSWGPSHEEFVLAAIAAGKPVFCEKPLAVTAAGCRKIVEAEVAHGKRLVQVGFMRPYDEGYRALKAVIDSGQIGEPLMLHCAHRNPSVGENYKTDMAITDTLIHELDVLRWLLDDDYVSVQVVFPRKSSKALAHLKDPQIVLLETAKGTRIDVEVFVNCQYGYDIQCEVVGETGIAKLPEPQQVQMRSGAKLSNAILMDWKDRFIGAYDVELQAFIDGVRAGQVGGPSAWDGFAAAVAADACIEAQNSGQIVKVTLPERPHFYG